The genome window aaagaaaaactaacaggtctgtgagagccggaattcttactggttggtaggtgatcaaatacttatgtcatgcaataaaatgcaaattaattacttaaaaatcatacaatgtgattttctggatttttgttttagattccgtctctcacagttgaagtgtacctatgataaacattacagacctctacatgctttgtaagtaggaaaacctgcaaaatcggcagtgtatcaaatacttgttctccccactgtatctctttTGGACATTAACAATATATATTCCTAAAGGTTGTACTTTGAACACTGGAATAGACAATAGTCTTAGAGGGGAAATGAAAGTGCCCTCTTGTGTCAGAGGATATAGAAATAAAGGGTAGCACCTTCCCCACTCTCAGTCATGTATTATTCATCTCGTAGTTAAGACCATTAAGACCAATGGCTCAATAACATTAATTACATGAGCTTCTAAGACACAAATCATATCATGTAACATTCCTTTGGGGTTTTGACTGTGGGTTGTATGAAGGCGGTTTGAGTAGGAGTGCTGCTCTGCGTGGTTGTACGACCTCTGGATGGACATGGCAAGTGATCGTTTGACTCTGGTGTATGTGGCATGTGACTGACTGGTGTTGAATGATGATTTGATAGGAGGGGCGAGGAGGGGAAAGGAAGGTTGGTTAAGCATCCTTCTTCTTGATGATGAGGGGACCCACGTTGTCCCCAGTGATCTCGTTGTGCTTGGTATGGGAACCGTCACAGTAGGGGAACTGTGGGGAGATTGAAAAATCGGCGATACCCAAAGGGGAAATTTACACAAAGAAGTAAATAACATAAGGTATAATCTCACCAGCCATCTCCTTAAAAATCCCATAACAAACTATACTTCGCAAAACGGCCAAAGTAGCAAATTATAGTTGATAATGATAGTGAATAATTTGCCCTGAGACATAACTATAGACTGCTATGGCATCCAACTATGGCACCAGGGACCATAGGAGTCTACAGCCAAGTTTTAAGGCAAATAAAGGAAGAAGTGCCCACCTTCTTGGACCTCCAGCAGCGGCAGTAGACGGCCTTGCTGCCAATGTCTTCTATGTCGAAGCTGTGCACCACCTTGGCACTGTCCTTACACACACAGGTGTTGACCTGGCTTTTCTTACGCCCAGTGAAGTACCGGCTCACCAGGAAGCCACCTAGAGCAGCCGCCACAGCCACTGGCACTAGGACAGTCAGCTGGTCTGAAATTCAAGAACACATACAGGCATACATAAACAGAGAGAATGCACATGTACACTGTCAGCAGTTTTTGTAATTTTATCAGTAACTTACTGTATTAATCAACAGTATGACACTGTTTAACTGAATGTAGTAGTTTACCATAGAATACACAGTAAAATACCATACATTGTTTTACAGCACACTGTAAGACCTTTCTGTAATTTCAACAGTAAAACACAGTAGAATGCACAGTGAAATACCATAAATGTGTTTTACAGTAttaattatggtgcattgtgggaaaatgtttGTGAGTGGGGAAAGAGTCTCTGGCTCCGAAACGTATTTTAAGGCATGCCTTGTAAGAGCctatatttgttgcacctgtgAGTGAGAATGCAGTACCCCCACATAATACAGTAATATCCTGTATTTTAGGAATTCTACAAAccttgtgtcacgttcctgaccttatttcctttgtttagtctttgtttagttggtcaggatgtgagctgggtgggcattctatgttttgggtttctatgttgggtttgttgtttggcctaatatggttctcaatcagaggcaggtgtttgtcattgtctctgattgggaaccatattaaggtagcctgtttgcactgttggtttgtgggtgattgttttctgtctttgtgttctgcaccagataggactgttttcggttttcacatttattgttttgtagcttgtagtgttcaagttattattctttattaaatcatgttgaacactagccgcgctgcgttttggttctctccttcatcccaggaagaaagccgttacaccttGTTCTGAAAATATACAGTAACATACTGGccatttagcaaatctgaccataattctattctcctgattcctgcttacaagcaaaaactaaagcaggatgtaccagtgactcgctcaatacagaagtggtcagatgatacggatgctacgctacaggactgtattgttagcacagactggaatatgttctgggattcatcaatggcattgaggagtataccacctcaatcaccggcttcatcaataagtgcatcaacgatgtcatccccacagtaactgtacgtacatttcccaacaagaagccatggaatacaggcaacatccgcaccgagctaatgGCTAGGGCTtccactttcaaggagtgggacactaatccggaagcttagaagaaatcccgctatgcactcagacgaaccatcaaacaggcaaaacgtcaatacaggactagattgaatcatactacaccggctctgacgctcgtcagatgtggcagggcttgaaaactattatggactacaaagggaacaccagccgcgagcttcccagtgacacgagccaaccagacaagctaaatgccttttaagctcgctttgaggcaagaaacactgaagcatgcatgagagcaccagctgttccggacgactgtgtgatcacgctctctgcagccgatgtgagcaagacctttttaaacaggtcaacattcacaaagccgcagggtcagatggattaccaggacgtgtactcaaagcatgcgcggaccaactggcaagtgtcttcactgatattttcaacctctccctgtccaagtctgtaatacctagatgtttcaaacagaccaccatagtccctgtgcccaagatggcgaaggtaacctgcctaaattattaccgccccgtagcactcacatcggtagccatgaagtgctttgaaaaccatattccctacaaagttcctcactaagctaaggaccctgggactaaacacctcccactgaaactggatcctggacttcctgacgggccgcccccaggtggtaagggtaggcagcaACATATTTGCCACACAGATCCTCAAAACTGCGGCCCTTCAGGAGTGCGTGCTTAGtaccatcctgtactccctgttcacccacgactgtgtggccaagcacgactccaacaccatcattaagtttgctgacgacacaacggtggttggcctgatcaccgacaacgatgagacagcttatagggaggtcagaaacctggcagtgtggtgccaggtcaacaacctctctctcaatgtgagcaagacaaaggagctgatcatggactataggaaaaggagggccgaacaggcctccCTTAACATCGACGGGACtaaagtggagcaggtcgagagtttcaagttctttgctgtccacatcaccaacaaactatcatggggccaagcttcctgacatccaggaactATATAGTAGGCTGTGTCACAGAGGAAGGCTAAAAAAATAGTCAAAGACTCccgtcacccaagtcatagactgttctctctgctaccgcacgacaagcggtaccggagctccaagtcaaggaccaaaatgctccttaacagtttctacccccaagctgtaAGACTGCGGAACAAACTAAACTAatcaaacttttttggttactacatgattccatatgtgttatttcatagttttgatgtcttcactgttattctacaatgtagaaaatagtaaaaaaataaaaacccttgaatgagtatgtgtgtccaaactttttacggATATTGTATGTCGACACCTGCTCGaaagaacatctcattccaaaatcatgggcattaatatggagttggtcccccctttgctgctataacagcctccactcttctgggaaggctttccattagatgttggaacattgctgcagggatttcaaatcaaatcaaattgtatttgtcacatgcgccgaatacaacaggtgtagaccttacagtgaaatccttacttacaagcccttaaccaacaatgcagttttaagaaaatacctcccaaaaagtaagagataagaataacaaataatgaaagagcagcagtaaataataatagcggggctatatacagggggtaccggtacagagtcaatgtgcgggggcaccggtgtcgaggtaattgaggtaatatgtacatgtaggtagagttattaaagtgactatgcatagataataacagagagtagcagcagcaaagaagtggcaatgcaaatagtctgggtagccatttgatttgcTTCCATTCTGACACAAGAgctttagtgaggtcgggcactgatgttgggcgattaggcctggctcgcagtcagtgttcccattcatcccaaaggtgttcgatggggttgaggtcagggctctgtgcaggccagtcaagttcttccacaccgatctcgataaaccatttctgtatggacctcgctttgtgcacggtggcattgtcatgctgaaatgggaaagggccttccccaaactgttgccacaaagttggaagcacagaatcatctagaatgtcaatgtatgctgtagcgttaagatttcccttcactggaactaaggggcttagcccgaaggatgaaaaacagtcccagaccattattcccacCAAATGCTatatttggcactatgcattcaggcaggtagcgttctcctggcaactGCCAAACCcggattcgtccgtcggactgccagatggtaaagtgtaattcatcactccagagaacccgTTTCCACTGGTCCAGGCGGCGAGCTTAACACCACTcccagccgacgcttggtattgcgcatggtgaacttaggtttgtgtgtggctgctcggccatggaaacccatttcatgaagctcctgacaaacagttattgtgctgacgttacttccagaggcagtttggaactcggtattgagtgttgtaaccgaggaaagacgtactcggcggtcccgttttgtgagcttgtatggcctaccacttcgcagctgagccgttgttgctcctagatgtttccacttcacaataacagcactttcagttcaccggggcagctctagcagggcagaaatttgatgaactgactttttggaaaggtggcatcctgtaaTGGTGCCActttaaaagtcactgagctcttccgtaaggccattcttctgccaatgtttgtctatggagattgcacggctgtgtgctcgattttatacacctgtcagcaatgggtgtggctgaaatagccgagtcCACTAatgtgtacatatatatatagtgtatattaatGTGTGCCTTAAGTGCCTTAAgtggctatatttgttgcacccattAGTGAGAGTACTGTACCAATTTAAGTGATATGTGGTGGTAGTTCCCTAACAATTAAATGTATATAGGGATCAAATCAGAGTGGTGTCATGTCTTTAACCTTTTAATGTTTTAATATTTACCCATGTCCATTTGATCTGTGTTGCCCTGTAATCACagccagtttggaagcctttggttaggcctctagaagtgcaagtgatgTAATGATGTTCATGAATATGCTGTTATATGCAAATACCTACAGCAAACCTGCTTGCTATAATCCcttgtaatatatatataaaattttCTTGCAGTTAAAAGTAAACTTTTACAGTGTTTCCTTGCTCTGCCATCAAGTTACCGTGAACATGATTAACTACAACAGTTTCAGTAACGGTTAAAGAAACGTTTTACTTGTAAATCAGATTACAGTAAAAATattggtaccaaaaaatgtactACTGTGAAATGGATTACAGTAGCTGTACGGGCCAATTGCTGCCAGTAAATTACTGTGCATTTTACAGGAAATGTTTTACAATGTACAGACCAAAAGTCAGAAAATGCATATTTACTGTGAAACTTCAATTAATAGCCCAGGCTTTTATTTGCTGAAATTACTGAACACAACAGGCACTTATTAGAGAAAGGTTCtattaagttttcatgtactgaataaaaatctaatgtttccatcgcattttcaactctatgGATAGTTTGtcaaactgttgcgttaaatagcaaatgtctctactctagtcttggcacgtgcgctctagccaacagctgacAGATACAGTGCTGGTAGGCTagactacatgatgagattatagACAAGAGTGagaatgtttttatttgtcaaaatggcagtcaagcattgatcatcatgtcaccagaataagaccctggaAATgcattggaaaggagcatcatcaagctcatcactgtgcactttcaccaccctgtgaagttcatcataacttattgcATCTGAAGTGTAatttaaactgcatggtttctcgagtcgtagtgggaggaccacacatcaTGTCATCGCCTGActtcaagtttacttcgatataaaGGTGTTTCCATCGTCATTGCTTGCAAAATTCATTTtaaagacacaaaaagatcccaccatgtcgaatgaacaaatgatctgtcggcatttatgaaagtgtaccgaaacttcctgtttccatcagagCTGTCATTTTTTTAATATGGTATGGctttactcacataaaaactGTCGATGGAAACGTGGTAACTGACAGAATAATTATTCTCCTCTTTGACTGTGCGTTTTTGGCAGTTCTGACTTTCGCCACTAGAGGGCGATCAGTCCATTTCTGGGGGTCTGTACTCCCGATGTTGTTGACTGTTTTTGTGCCtgccagttagctagcagttctcagctgttaccAGCACTGAGGTAAAATAAGAACTTTAGACTGTGTCAAAGATTTTCGCCTGTTGCTTTCAAggtaattatcatgctgaaacatgaggtgggtCAACATGGCAGATGATGGGCAcagcaatgggcctcaggatctcgtctcggtatctctgtgcattcaaattgctgtaaataaaatgcaattgtatttgttgtccgtagcttatgcctgcccataccataaccccaccaccaccatgggccaccctgttcacaacgttgacatcagcaaactgcttacccacacttttatttatttcacctttatttaaccaggtaggctagttgagaacaagttctcatttgcaactgcgacctggccaagataaagcaaagcagtgtgacacagacaacaacacagagttacacatggagtaaacaataaacaagccaataacacaataaacaagtcaatgacatagtagaaaaaataaagtctatatacagtgtgtgcaaaatgcatgaggaggtaggcaataaataggccataggagcaaataattacaatttagcagattaacactggagtgataaatgagcagatgatgatgtgcaagtagagatactggtgtgcaaaagagcagaaaagtaaataaaataaaaacagtatggggatgaggtaggtagattgggtgggctatttacagatggactatgtacagctgcagcgatcggttagctgctcagatagttgatgtttaaagttggtgagggaaataaaagtctccaacttcagcgatttttgcaattagttccagtcacaggcagcagagaactgtaaggaaaggcggccaaatgaggtgttggctttggggatgatcagtgagatatacctgctggaacgtgtgctacgggtgggtgttgttatcgtgaccagtgaactgagataaagcggagctttacctagcaaagacttatagatgacctggagccagtgggtctggcgacgaatatgtagcgagggtcaGCCGACTAgagtatacaggtcgcagtggtgggtggtataaggtgatttggtaacaaaacggatggcactgtgatagactgcatccagtttgctgagtagagtgttggaagctattttgtagatgacatcgccgaagtcgaggatcggtaggatagtcagttttacgagggtaagtttggcggcgtgagtgaaggaggctttgttgcgaaatagaaagccgattctagatttgattttggattggagatgtttaatatgagtctggaaggagagttaacagtctagccagacacctaggtatttatagttgtccacatattctaggtcggaaccgtccagggtggtgatgctagtcgggcgggcgggtgcgggcagcgaacggttgaaaagcatgcatttggttttactaaccatacacgtggtctgtagttgtgaggccggttgggtgtactggcaaattctctaaaatgacgttggaggcgggttatggtagagaaattaacattcaattctctggcaacagctctggtggacattcctgcagtcagcatgccaattgcacgctcccttaaaacttgagacatctgtgccattgtgttgtatccacattttagagtggcctttaattgtccctgcacaaggtgcacctgtgttatg of Salvelinus alpinus chromosome 4, SLU_Salpinus.1, whole genome shotgun sequence contains these proteins:
- the LOC139574634 gene encoding CDGSH iron-sulfur domain-containing protein 1, translating into MSSPVVIESHGFQISKDQLTVLVPVAVAAALGGFLVSRYFTGRKKSQVNTCVCKDSAKVVHSFDIEDIGSKAVYCRCWRSKKFPYCDGSHTKHNEITGDNVGPLIIKKKDA